In the genome of Patescibacteria group bacterium, one region contains:
- a CDS encoding YidC/Oxa1 family membrane protein insertase, whose protein sequence is MFKTLFYIPIYNALVFIIDILPGHSAGWAVVLLTILIRFVLYPLAKKSIKTQILMKRIEPEAKRIRENVADKQDQARQLMKLYKDNDINPFAGLFLLILQFPILIGLYNVFRSGLPKIDVSILYSFVQEPTIVVMTFLGTDLLQRSFILALIAVITQFIQINLALPKQPPTAPNPNKKPSFQDDFAKSMNTQMRYIFPLIIFPIAYISSVISLYFITSNIFMSIQEVYIRRRLEKGIK, encoded by the coding sequence ATGTTTAAAACACTTTTCTATATACCTATATACAATGCATTAGTTTTTATTATTGATATTCTCCCAGGGCACAGTGCTGGTTGGGCTGTGGTTCTGCTTACTATACTAATCCGTTTTGTTCTCTATCCTCTTGCGAAAAAATCAATCAAAACTCAGATTTTGATGAAACGCATAGAGCCTGAAGCAAAGCGAATTCGAGAAAATGTTGCAGATAAGCAAGATCAAGCTCGACAGCTTATGAAGCTCTATAAAGATAATGATATTAATCCATTTGCTGGATTATTCCTCCTTATTCTCCAGTTCCCTATTCTCATTGGTCTCTATAATGTGTTTCGAAGTGGTTTACCAAAAATTGATGTAAGTATTTTGTACTCATTTGTTCAAGAACCTACAATAGTTGTGATGACGTTCTTAGGAACTGATCTACTTCAGCGAAGTTTTATTCTCGCCCTTATAGCTGTTATTACTCAGTTTATTCAAATTAATCTTGCTCTCCCAAAACAGCCTCCAACTGCTCCTAACCCAAACAAAAAGCCATCATTTCAAGATGACTTTGCTAAGAGTATGAATACTCAAATGCGGTATATATTTCCTTTGATTATCTTCCCTATAGCCTATATTTCATCGGTAATCTCACTCTATTTCATAACTAGTAACATCTTTATGTCTATTCAAGAGGTATACATTCGTCGACGTCTAGAAAAAGGGATTAAATAA
- a CDS encoding pilin yields the protein MKHLLNNSFKIVVIGVVCALLFPIAHVFAAGEVGEAYQFLAPLPTETGATLPAENGLSVYANSMYRILVSISGVIAVFMLVYGGILYMSSDAITGKREGKDIIKRTLWGLILVIGSWLIIYTLNPSSLNPDTVSKGAESVGRQVPGVPRPKLNPRTPASYELPKYNPEDAGIYVPGDSSGGPLGLPGGSTGVYNPNTGGGGTIPGGTQPGPSYTPPPVQPEPAYSNNFTQVTPSPTSKKVYVSTSGNDSNPGTEAAPISSINKALTKNPDFIYLKRGDTWTSGFDLTGRNGVKVLAYGSGPRPKISIPGQGTGIRICSNTGNILIQSIHLHTTTSNNQGIAMEGCQGVHDVTIEDAYIEGFRMGITLNMTTNDGSVINNKNRNFKLRRSVITNSHSKTGGDSSGLYIDQTDGILLEDNVFFSNGRRLDGGGETTRNHNAYIHALNWNVTVRNNIFAFASSHGLQARAGGVVENNLFYDNAIHLSFGLVNGSGTGHPNGVVGRITNNVMVGAKNIGSEPRGFGIIFGNIKPGGNTVASGNIIANNRTGSNFPAIQLESGVGDYAHLAVGIHDLTLKDNIVFNWSKALLVEGSITPGGTGKESSSNIIVTQNSFPTGIVDARNVLTVSSPITGVTYPHPEYANDGYLSLIQEAMKNDINNWRPNYTAKQVINRVREGFGKPAI from the coding sequence ATGAAACACCTACTCAATAATAGTTTTAAGATTGTAGTTATAGGAGTAGTGTGTGCACTACTTTTTCCAATCGCTCATGTATTTGCAGCTGGGGAAGTAGGAGAAGCATATCAATTCCTAGCACCACTTCCTACAGAAACTGGAGCAACGTTACCTGCTGAAAATGGATTGAGTGTCTATGCAAATTCGATGTACAGAATTCTCGTGAGCATATCAGGAGTTATTGCTGTATTTATGCTTGTATATGGTGGAATTCTCTATATGTCGAGTGATGCTATTACAGGTAAAAGAGAAGGTAAAGATATAATTAAAAGAACCTTGTGGGGATTGATTCTCGTAATTGGATCTTGGCTCATAATCTATACACTCAACCCTTCTTCTCTTAACCCAGATACAGTTTCAAAGGGCGCTGAAAGTGTAGGAAGACAGGTTCCAGGAGTACCTCGACCAAAGTTGAATCCACGAACACCCGCATCATATGAACTACCTAAATATAATCCTGAAGATGCAGGAATCTACGTACCTGGCGATAGCAGTGGTGGACCGTTGGGCCTTCCAGGAGGGAGCACAGGTGTTTATAACCCTAATACAGGAGGAGGGGGAACAATTCCAGGTGGAACACAACCAGGTCCATCATACACACCTCCACCAGTACAACCAGAACCAGCATACTCAAACAATTTTACCCAAGTCACACCATCACCAACAAGTAAAAAAGTATATGTTAGCACATCGGGTAATGACAGTAATCCCGGAACCGAGGCAGCCCCAATTTCAAGCATAAACAAAGCTCTTACAAAGAACCCTGATTTTATCTACCTCAAACGAGGAGATACATGGACATCCGGATTTGATCTTACCGGAAGAAACGGTGTTAAGGTGTTGGCGTATGGTTCAGGACCACGTCCAAAGATTTCAATTCCTGGACAAGGAACTGGAATTCGAATTTGCTCAAATACTGGTAATATCCTCATCCAAAGTATTCATCTTCATACAACTACTTCAAACAATCAAGGAATTGCGATGGAAGGATGTCAGGGAGTTCACGATGTAACAATTGAGGATGCCTATATCGAAGGGTTCCGAATGGGAATCACCTTGAATATGACAACTAATGATGGTTCTGTAATCAATAATAAAAACCGAAACTTCAAATTGAGACGCTCAGTTATTACAAATAGTCATTCAAAAACAGGCGGAGACTCTTCAGGTTTATATATAGATCAGACTGATGGAATTCTATTAGAAGATAATGTGTTTTTTAGTAATGGACGACGTCTCGATGGAGGAGGGGAAACCACAAGAAATCACAATGCATATATTCATGCACTCAATTGGAATGTAACGGTCAGAAATAACATCTTTGCTTTTGCATCAAGCCATGGTCTTCAGGCACGAGCAGGTGGGGTGGTAGAAAACAACCTCTTTTATGACAATGCAATCCACTTATCATTTGGGCTCGTTAACGGTAGTGGAACAGGACATCCAAATGGTGTAGTAGGACGAATTACAAACAACGTAATGGTGGGTGCTAAGAATATTGGCAGTGAACCGCGAGGGTTTGGTATTATTTTTGGAAATATTAAACCAGGGGGTAATACTGTGGCTTCAGGAAATATTATTGCAAACAACCGAACTGGATCAAATTTTCCTGCAATACAATTGGAAAGTGGAGTGGGGGATTATGCACATCTTGCAGTAGGAATTCATGACTTAACATTGAAAGATAATATCGTCTTTAACTGGTCAAAAGCACTATTGGTAGAAGGAAGTATTACTCCCGGTGGAACAGGGAAGGAATCTTCAAGTAATATTATTGTTACCCAAAACTCATTCCCAACAGGAATTGTTGATGCTCGTAATGTATTAACAGTTAGTTCTCCTATAACTGGCGTGACCTATCCACATCCTGAATATGCTAATGATGGTTATCTCTCACTTATACAAGAAGCAATGAAAAATGATATTAATAACTGGAGACCAAACTACACAGCCAAGCAAGTTATCAACCGTGTTCGTGAAGGATTTGGTAAACCTGCGATATAA
- the rnpA gene encoding ribonuclease P protein component, which yields MLPRNRRVSKSLFNEAMKGGKTFHSPHFLLRLSSGMPQELSRCAITISKKVDTRATERNRLRRKLSSYIEEILATLPSGYIVLISVKKGLTRSTVEECGAELVQLVHRATGKI from the coding sequence ATGCTTCCTCGAAACCGTAGGGTTTCAAAAAGCCTTTTCAATGAGGCAATGAAAGGTGGAAAAACCTTTCATTCACCTCATTTTCTACTCCGACTCAGTTCTGGAATGCCACAAGAACTGAGTCGTTGTGCTATAACGATATCTAAAAAAGTAGATACAAGAGCTACTGAACGTAATAGATTACGTAGAAAACTGTCTTCATATATAGAAGAGATCCTAGCTACCCTACCGTCTGGTTATATTGTCCTTATTTCCGTTAAAAAGGGGCTTACACGCTCTACTGTTGAAGAATGTGGTGCAGAGCTCGTTCAGTTGGTACATAGAGCTACAGGTAAGATTTAG